A window of Companilactobacillus allii genomic DNA:
AGTACCTATAAGTGCAATTGAAATTGCCGTAATCGAATCATAACCAACGCTGATCATAACTGGGATTAAGATTGGATAAAAAGCAATCGTCTCTTCACCCATACCAAATGTTGATCCACCAATGGCAAACAATATCATTAAAATTGGAATAATGGCTTTTTCTTTACCATTATTATTTTTTATAATTGCAGAAATACCATCATCGATGGCTCTTGTCTTATTTACAACTCCCAAGAATCCACCGATCACTAAAATAAATAATGAAATTGAGATTGAACCATCTGTATTTGCTGTACCAACCATCCCATTGACTGGAGCCATAAATACATCCCAAATTCCTTGAGGACTGTTAGTACGTGCCCTATAAGTTCCCGAAATAATATTTCCAGCTTTTGTTGTTGCATATTGACCTGCAGGAATTATCCATGTCAATATGGCTACCAAAATAATAAGGAAAAACAAGATCGTGTATGCTGAAGGCATTTTAAACTTCTTTACTGTTTTATTCATATTTTCTCCTCCCTGAATAAAAGTACAAATTACAGCTTAAACAATTTATTCATTTAATACAACGTTTTCAAAATGATTTTAAAACAAATTTACTTAAAAAATGCTAAAATAAATTTTATTTGTGAAAACGGTTGCTTACAGCTACAATTAAGATAATAGAAAATACGGGTGATAAGATGAATAGCACGATTACGTTTGGTAGAGAAATAAATCATGGGCCTCTGTTCAGAAGTATCCTGATAAGCGCAATTTTGGGAATTGCCAGTTCATTTGCAAACAACAAAATTGGAATAACAATATTTTTGATCATTTTATTTGTAATGCTCTTTATTTATTATCCTAGTTATCTGCCACTTTTATATGGTTATTGGATACTTGAAAAACACGGCATTACTTACTACGATATGAGTTCTTATCGTGCCAAATTAAAATTGATTTTTTTGGCAAAACAATCAAAATTACAATTCATCAGTTATTCGCAGATTCATAATTTTACAGTGAAAACAGAGAATAAAACTTATTCTGTTGAAGATATCACGACCTTAAATAATACTAAGCAATCACACTTTGTTTGGCTGAGAAAACCTTTAAACTTAGAGATTCAGTTAAAAAGCCACAATATAAATCTTGATATGTCTTTTGATCAGCTACATGATAATAAAAATATTCAAGCACGAGTAATGAATGTTTCTAATATATTGGAAGAAAAAATATAATAATTTACTATTTCATCCAACAAAAAAAGTCAGCTTAACCTGACTTTTTTTAATTACATTCTTATGTTCTTAGATATCCCTTTTCCTGATCAACTGCTTTTTGACCAGCCAGATTCAAGTAATCGAATGGTCCATTAAAATTAGGTGAAAATAACATATCTATCATTGCCAATTGATCTATTGTGCCTCCGTATTGCATCAATACCGAAATCGTATTGGCTGATTGAGATACATCGTGTTGAGACATTAATTGTGCCCCTAGAACTTTACGATTATTTTTATCATATATCAATTCAACAACTACATTATAAGAATCAGGCATAAATTCAAGGCGATATGGTCCTTCATATACAACGCTTGCAGCATTAAAATTGGCCTCTTTAGCCTGAGATAATGTCAAGCCTGTACTAGCCACGGTATTACCGAATACAAGTATTCCAGTCGTAGCTTGAGTCCCGATTGACCTTAAACGACGTTCAAATATATTGATTCCCGCTAAAGTACCCTGTCGAACAGCATGAGATACTAATGGAGAATAGGAAGTCGAACTTGTTGGATTAAAATGAATAACTGAAGCATCCCCTGCAGCAAGAATATCAGGATTAGATGTTTGCATATAATCATCAGTTATAATTGCATCATTTTCAGCCATATCAACTTGGCCCTGCAAAAGTTCCGTTTGTGGGATCATCCCTGCTCCAATAGCTGCTATATCAACTTCGTAATTACCATCTTTTGTAGTAATCAACAATTTATTGTTCGCTGTATCCTTAAAAGAAGTGACTTTTGAATTAGTTAATACTTGAACTCCGTTTGAAATCAATTCTTCTTTTATTTTATTAGAAATTAACGGCTCTACATATTTATCCAACAAGTATGGTGACTTTTGGACTAATAACACTTTATGACCAGATTTAGAATATCCTTGTGCTAATTCAACACCCACATAACCACCGCCAATAATGGCAATTTGTTGATTTTCACTTGTATATTCACATAAATTATTTGCTTGATCATATGTTTTACATAGTAAAACTTTTGGATTCTCAATCCCTGGAATAGCTGGAATAGCAGTAATTGATCCTGTAGCCATAATCAATTTGTCATATGTAGTGGTTTCCATTTCTTTAGTAAGCAAGTTTTGAACTAGTATTGTATGTTTAACAGAATCTACTTGGATAACGTCATGATTGATTTCCATAGTGACCCCTTGTTCCTCAAAATCATCAGGCTCTACATAACGTGCATCAGAAAGCTTCTCTACTGTACCTTCAATGTGTAAATATGTTGCACAAGATAAATAAGAAATATTACTTTGTCTCTCATAAACAGTAATTTTAGTATCAGGATAATATTTTAAGATTTGTCTAACTGCCTCAATACCGGCATGCGTACAACCAATGACAACAACTTTCATAAAATAAATCATTTCTTTCTATCATTTATTGGATAAACATAGTATACTGTTCTTCTGCAAGATATTAAATAGTATATTACGGAGGCATTTTATTGATTCCAACTTATCGTTACTTTGTTCAACCACAAATTGATGCAAAAACTAATACAATTGTTAGCTATGAACTATTGATGAAACAGCTAACTTCACAGGGATGGCGTCTGCCTGAATCATTTACATCAATTGACCCTCAAATAATTGCTGATCTTTTAGTAGAGACTACCAAAGTGCTTTCACTTAAGGTACGTCGCTGTTCAGTAAATATCAATCGTGAACAATTAATGACAACTCCAATTGCTGAGGCCATAATTAAAAGTCAAAAACAATTATATCCAACTAAGCTTATTGTTGAATTAACTGAAGAAGATGGTCCACAAAAATACTCGATTGAAGATTTACTACCAAGATTGAAATCATTTGTAAAAAAGGGAATGCAGCTTTCACTCGATGATGTTGGAACCGGTAATAATTACTTCCATGAAATCCAAGA
This region includes:
- a CDS encoding FAD-dependent oxidoreductase produces the protein MIYFMKVVVIGCTHAGIEAVRQILKYYPDTKITVYERQSNISYLSCATYLHIEGTVEKLSDARYVEPDDFEEQGVTMEINHDVIQVDSVKHTILVQNLLTKEMETTTYDKLIMATGSITAIPAIPGIENPKVLLCKTYDQANNLCEYTSENQQIAIIGGGYVGVELAQGYSKSGHKVLLVQKSPYLLDKYVEPLISNKIKEELISNGVQVLTNSKVTSFKDTANNKLLITTKDGNYEVDIAAIGAGMIPQTELLQGQVDMAENDAIITDDYMQTSNPDILAAGDASVIHFNPTSSTSYSPLVSHAVRQGTLAGINIFERRLRSIGTQATTGILVFGNTVASTGLTLSQAKEANFNAASVVYEGPYRLEFMPDSYNVVVELIYDKNNRKVLGAQLMSQHDVSQSANTISVLMQYGGTIDQLAMIDMLFSPNFNGPFDYLNLAGQKAVDQEKGYLRT
- a CDS encoding EAL domain-containing protein; amino-acid sequence: MIPTYRYFVQPQIDAKTNTIVSYELLMKQLTSQGWRLPESFTSIDPQIIADLLVETTKVLSLKVRRCSVNINREQLMTTPIAEAIIKSQKQLYPTKLIVELTEEDGPQKYSIEDLLPRLKSFVKKGMQLSLDDVGTGNNYFHEIQELLPLASEIKFALQNFNKEFKDPKIQQKIHFWHAISIEYGLRLVLEGIEDHSDNKLSNELGIKLKQGYYFSRPQLLNLPQDSIAV